One Mastacembelus armatus chromosome 10, fMasArm1.2, whole genome shotgun sequence DNA window includes the following coding sequences:
- the LOC113144739 gene encoding tumor necrosis factor receptor superfamily member EDAR-like, with the protein MDILPTKAWLYAALFMLWCVLVQCEPSCDQTEFLHTNGSCVACPVCGPGEQLSEDCGFGDAGIGVCMPCEKGHYSSDTSVAPCKRCTKCRVLNRLEKRACAATSDAMCGQCLRGYYELRSMTGEVELPCVPCYNHDTVHKECLLFTAQGSKSDSGATLSRGNFKEPEEKRVKERTLSVVLIGSATAFSVFLIVLLLWTFILTAERFKQVLEYRPGPEGLFSAADLQDTTLSSRTKRAEPPETILNSPSSAEDHLRALNSMNHENEMYPTSIVINVTTNIKPSSQNKENITQEEQRSSCCTTEQMEQKLQTIWELAQDQSIETLSYDSIQDLSLLLDTVDNRNTLRRLGQSLGVPPQVIPHLQGFQDLFQYLRTSTYTLLPHLAQAAALLPNPEVVSVIHRAVMNR; encoded by the exons ATGGACATTTTGCCAACAAAGGCTTGGCTCTATGCTGCCCTGTTCATG CTTTGGTGTGTGCTGGTACAATGTGAGCCCAGTTGTGATCAGACAGAGTTTTTACACACTAATGGCTCCTGTGTCGCTTGCCCTGTTTGTGGACCAGGTGAACAGCTCTCAGAG GATTGTGGTTTCGGAGATGCTGGTATAGGTGTCTGTATGCCATGTGAAAAAGGGCACTACAGCTCAGACACTAGTGTGGCTCCCTGCAAAAGATGCACAAAGTGCAGAGTGCTGAACCGCCTGGAGAAAAGAGCATGTGCTGCCACTAGTGATGCCATGTGTGGGCAGTGCCTCAGAGG GTATTATGAGCTCAGGAGCATGACAGGGGAAGTGGAGCTGCCCTGTGTGCCGTGTTATAACCATGATACAGTTCATAAAGAGTGTTTGCTTTTTACAGCTCAAGGCTCCAAATCAG ACAGTGGAGCCACTTTGTCCAGAGGAAATTTTAAAGAACCTGAAGAGAAGA GGGTAAAAGAAAGGACACTTTCAGTGGTCCTGATTGGTTCTGCAACAGCCTTCTCAGTTTTCCtcattgttttgctgctttgGACTTTCATTCTGACTGCTGAGCGATTCA AGCAGGTTCTGGAGTACCGTCCTGGGCCTGAGGGACTTTTTTCTGCAGCAGATCTCCAGGACACAACTCTGTCCAGCCGCACAAAGAGAGCAGAACCACCAGAAACTATTTTAAACTCACCTTCTTCAGCTGAAGATCACCTAAG AGCCCTCAACTCCATGAACCACGAAAATGAGATGTATCCTACTTCCATTGTGATTAATGTTACCACCAACATCAAGCCCTCAAGTCAGAATAAAGAGAATATCACACAGGAGGAACAGCgaagcagctgctgcaccacAGAACAG ATGGAGCAAAAGCTGCAGACAATATGGGAGTTGGCTCAAG ATCAGAGTATTGAGACGCTTAGCTATGACTCAATCCAGGACCTGTCCCTGCTCCTTGACACTGTGGACAACAGGAACACATTAAGGAGACTGGGGCAGTCTTTGGGTGTCCCTCCTCAGGTCATCCCTCATCTTCAAGGCTTCCAGGACCTCTTTCAGTACCTGCGCACCTCCACCTACACACTACTGCCCCATCTGGCCCAGGCTGCTGCACTGTTGCCTAATCCTGAAGTTGTTTCTGTGATACACCGAGCTGTGATGAACAGGTGA